The Catellatospora citrea DNA segment CAGCCGCCGCCACTGGCGCTCGGTCGCGATCCGGGTCTGCCAGCCGACCAGGATGCCGAAGATCGGGATGAGCGGCAGCGTGACCAGCACGATCACCGCCGAGGTGAGGTCGGCGAACGCCAGCATGGCCAGCACCCCGACCGGCACCGTCACGCCCAGCACGAGCTGCGGCAGGTATCCGGTGAAGTAGCCGTCCAGCGCGTCCAGGCCCCGCCCGGTGAGCGTGGCCAGCTCCCCCGCGCGCTGCCCGGCCAGCCAGCCCGGCCCGCGGCGGCCGACCGCGCCGAGCAGGTCGGCCCGCAGGCTCGCCTTGACCGTGGCCGCCATGCGCGCGGCGACCACACCAAGCCCGCTGGTGAGCGCCGCGCGGGCGGCCAGCGCGAGCAGGAACACGGTGATCGCGGTCGGGTCGAGCCGCAGCTCCACCGCGGCGGCCAGCGCTCGGGCGAGCGCGGCCGCCGCGGTGACCACGGCGACGGCGACGGCCGCACCCAGCAGCCCCAGCAGGACCACGTCACGCCGGGTGGACGGGACCTGCCGGAGCAGACGGGGATCGAACGGACGTGCCACGCTGTCCATCGTGCCCGATGGCGTGGGTCACTGCCCCGCAGGCCCGGCCACCGTGATGCTCTCGGCGAACCGGATCAGGTCGGCTTCGCTGAGATCGCTCCGGCTCTGCATGATCAGCAAGACGCGCCGCTCGTCGAGCAGGATCGCCAGCTCGGTGGGACTGCCCTCGCCGCCCCTGGTCAGTTGGGCGGGCCGCCCGCCGACCGTCAGCGAGCTGGTCATCGGCACCAGGCTGGTGTCGGACCCCACGTGGACGCAGACGCCCTCCGGGTCCTGCGGCGTCAGCCGCGGCTCGCGGCTCAGGCAGACGTGCCGCGCGTCGAGGCTGCTGACCTCGTACCCGTTCGGCATCAGCGTGTAGGTGAGCTGCGGCGTGGCGGTCATCCGGCCGGGCTTCAGCTCGCGGGCGATCCGCTCGACCTCCGCCTCGTCCAGCAGGCCGCCGAAGCTCTGCACGGTCACCCACCGGCCGTCGCGCCGCCAGGTCAGCCCGACCTGCAGCTCGCCGTTCTCGCCGGCGCCCGTGCGCAGCGTCGCCGTCACCCCGTTCACCCGGGCGCTCTTCGTCTCGGTGGCCTCCCAGTCCCAGTCGTACGCGGTGGGCCCGGCGTAGATCAGCAACTTCTGCGCGTTGCCGAGGCTCTCCACGCCGGTCATGCCCAGCGCGGAGACGACCTGCAGCGGGCCGACCTGCGCCGGCACGAACCCCGGCTGGTAAGGGAACACCGGCAGCACCTCGGTGGCCGGACGAGGCACCAGCGCCGACGCGGCCGACGGGCCGGCGCTCACCGACGGGCTGGGGCTCACCGACGGGCCGGCGCTCACGGGCGGCGTCGGCGTCGGGGTCACCACGGGCGGCGGCTGCTGCCCGCGCCAGAACGGGGCCACCACGATCAGCGCGGCGAGCACCAGCGCGGTGGTCGCGGCCAGGGCCGCCCGGCGGCGCAGCCGCACCGCGCCCGCCCGGCGGCGCACCGCGTCCACCGGCACCCCGGCGAAGCTGCGCTCGTCGGCGGGCAGCGGCGTCGGCGCGCGGAACTCCGCGCGCAGCGCGGCCAGCCCGCGGGACGCGTGCACCCGCACCGTGGCGGGCGAGCAGTCCATCAGCTCGGCGATGCGCGCGTCGTCCAGGTCCTCGAAGAAGCGCAGCACGAGCACGGTGCGCTGGCGGCGGGGCAGCGTGCCCAGCAGCGCCCACAACTCGTCGCGCACCGCGTGGCGCTGCACGAAGTCGTCGCCGTCCGCGGCGTCGGGAGTCGTCGCCAGCGGGCGCTCCCGGTGGGACAGCCGCCGCCACCAGGACGAGTGCGCCCACACCACGGCCTTGCGCAGGTACGCGTCCGGGTTCTCCGCCTCGATGCGGTCCCAGCGGTGGTACGCCTTGGCGAGGACCTCCTGCACCAGGTCCTCGGCGAGGTGGCGGTCGCGGCACAGCAGGTAGGCGAAGCCGACCAGGGGCCCGGAACGGGCGCGGACGTACTCCTCGAACTCCGGGTGCACGGGGGTCTCCTCAGCCGTGAGTGGTGGTCTCGCGGCATAGACGCCACGACACGGGCGCGTTGTTTACCCGGCCCGGAGGAAATCTCGGCTCACCGGAACGTGGCGGCCTTTCGCGTGGGCGCGCGGTCGCGGGTCAGCGCGGCGCGCCGGGCCGCAGCCGGGTGAGCAGGGCGTCGCGAATGGCCGGACGGTTGCCGAAGACCAGCAGGAAGGCCGCCTCGCGGAGCAGCCGCTGGGCGTGGTCGTCGCGCAGCACCGCTCGCGCGCCGGTCTGCACGGCCAGTTGCGCGGTGGCCCGCAGCACCAGGTCGGAGGCGGCCGCGCGGGCGGCGGGCACCGCGTCGGCGTCGGCGGCCAGCAGCGCGGCGCGGGTGGTGGCCAGTTCGGCGTCGAGCGGGCTCGGGCCGAGCAGCCGGCAGCACCGGTTCACCACGCCGAGCGCGAGGAAGCCGTTCAGGGCCGAGCCGCTCGCGTCCGATGACGACCATTTCCCGTACGCCTGCACGTCGGCCAGCCGGTCCGCGGGCACGAAATGGCCGTCGAAGCGCACGTCGACGGTCCGGCTCGCCTGCACCGCGACCAGCTCCAGCGGCGTGGTGGCCAGGGTCGGCGCGTCGACCGCGTCGACGAACAGGAAGTGCACGTCGTCGTGTTCGTCGCGCGCGGCGGTGTACAACGTGTCGATCATGCTCCAGCCGGTCACCCACGGCACCACCCCGTCGAGCAGGTAACCGCCGTCGACGGCGCGCACCCGCATCGGGGCGGTGGGGCTGCGCAGCCCGGCCAGCGCGATGCCGGCCCGGCGTACGCCCTGGGCGAGGGGTTCGAGCCAGGTCGCACGGATGCCGGGACGGTCGCTGTGGGCCGCCGCCATGACCGGGCCGTGGTGCTGCAGCCAGACGAACGCGGTGCTCAGGCAGCCGCTCGCCAGGCTCTCCAGCAGCGCCGCGGCCAGCGGGAGGTCCATGCCGAACCCGCCGGCCTCCGGCGGCGCGGCGACGCCGTAGAAGCCCTCGGCGGCCAGCAGGTCGAGCTGGCCCGCGGGCACCCGGTCGGCGGCGTCGACCGCGAGGGCGGCCGGGAAGAGGACCTCGTCCGCGATCTCCTGCGCCCGTGCCCGGAACCTGCCTGCGTCAGCCATGCGCACATTCTCGCCGCCGCACCCGACGTCGCGGGAAACCTCCAGCTCAGCGGCCCAGAGAGTTAGGAAGGGCACCTTCTACAACGCAGAGCGATAAGAAGGTGCCCTTCCTTTGTCACATGCCCTTGGGGTGCCAGACCGTCTTGGTTTCGAGGTAGGCGGTCATGGGGGCGAGGCCGGGGTCGGCCGACCAGTCGACGGCGGCCGGGCGGCGGACCCGCTTGAGGGTCTCCGCGGCGGCCTGCTCCAGCTCCAGAGCCAGCTTGGCATCGGCGACGCCGGTCAGGTCGAGGCCGTTGACGTCGCTGTGCGAGGCGAGCCACGGGGCGACCTCGGCGGCCGAGCCGGTGAGGATGTTGACCACGCCGCCGGGCACGTCGGAGGTGGCCAGGACCTCGGCCAGGGTGATCGCCACGCGCGGGGCATCGGTGATCACGATGACGGTGTTGCCGGTGGCCATCGCCGGGGCGATGACGCTGACCAGGCCGAGCAGGGTCGGCTGGGACGGCGCGACGACCGCGACGACGCCGCTGGGCTCGGGCGAGGAGATGTTGAAGTACGGCCCGGCGACCGGGTTGGCCCCGCCCACGACCTGCGCGAGCTTGTCGGTCCAGCCCGCGTACCAGACCAGGCGGTCGATCGCCTCGTCCACCTCGGACGCGGGCACCTCCAGGGAGGTGAACTCGTCGCGGCGGCCCTCCAGCATCTCGGCGATCCGGTAGATCACCTGGCCCTTGTTGTACGCCGTCGCGCCGGACCACTTGCCGAACGCGGCCCGCGCGGCGAGCACGGCGTCGCGGGCGTCCTTGCGGGAGGCCTGGGCGGCGTTGGCCACGAACTGCCCCTTGCTGTCGGCGACGACGTAGGTGCGGCCCGACTCGCTGCGCGGGAACGCACCACCGATGAAGAGCTTGTACGTCTTGCGTACGGCCAGCCGCGGCGCGGTGGCGGTGGCGCCCGCGGTGACCCGGGTGGCGGAGGCGACGGAGTCCGCGGACTCCTTCTTCTTAGCCGGCAAGGTAGGCCTCCAGCCCGTGGCGGCCGCCCTCGCGGCCGTATCCCGATTCCTTGTAACCGCCGAACGGCGAGGTCGGGTCGAACTTGTTGAACGTGTTCGCCCAGACGACACCGGCCCGGAGCTGGTCGGCGATGGCGAGGATGCGGGAGCCCTTCTCGCTCCACACCCCGGCCGACAGCCCGTACGGCGTGTTGTTGGCCTTCTCGACCGCCTCGCCCGGGGTGCGGAAGGTCAGCACCGACAGCACCGGCCCGAAGATCTCCTCGCGGGCGATGCGGTGCGCCTGGGACACGCCGGTGAAGATGGTCGGCGCGAACCAGAAGCCGCGCTCGGGCAGCTCGCACGCGGGCGACCAGCGCTCCGCGCCCTCCGCCGAGCCGATCTCGGCCAGCGCCTTGATCCGGGTCAGCTGCTCGGCCGAGTTGATCGCGCCGACGTCGGTGTTCTTGTCCAGCGGGTCGCCGACGCGCAGGGTGGCCATCCGGCGCTTGAGCGATTCGAGCAGCTGGTCGGCCACGGATTCCTGCACCAGCAGCCGGGATCCCGCGCAGCAGACGTGGCCCTGGTTGAAGAAGATGCCGTTGACGATGCCCTCGACGGCCTGGTCGATCGCGGCGTCGTCGAAGACGATGTTCGCCGCCTTGCCGCCCAGCTCCAGGGTGACCTTCTTCTTGGTGCCCGCCACCGCCTTGGCGATGATCCGGCCCACCTCGGTCGAGCCGGTGAAGGCGACCTTGTCCACGTCCGGGTGGTTGACCACGGCCGCGCCGGTCTCGCCCGCGCCGGTGACGATGTTGACCACGCCCGGCGGCAGCTCGGCCTGCTGGCAGATCTCCGCGAACAGCAGCGCGGTCAGCGGGGTCGTCTCGGCGGGCTTGAGCACCACGGTGTTGCCCGCGGCCAGCGCCGGGGCGATCTTCCAGGCCAGCATGAGCAGCGGGAAGTTCCACGGGATGACCTGCCCGGCCACGCCCAGCGGGCGCGGGTCCGCGCCGAAGCCGGCGTACGGCAGCTTGTCGGCCCAGCCCGCGTAGTAGAAGAAGTGCGCCGCGGCCAGCGGCACGTCCACGTCGCGGGATTCCTTGATCGGCTTGCCGTTGTTCAGCGACTCCAGCACGGCCAGCTCGCGGCTGCGCTCGGCGATGATGCGCGCGATCCGGAACAGGTACTTGGCCCGCTCCCGGCCCGGCATCACGCCCCACACGTCTTCGTAGGCGCGGCGCGCGGCCTTGACGGCCCGGTCCACGTCGGCGGTCGAGGCCTCGGCGACCTCGGCCAGCACCTCCTCGGAGGCGGGGGAGATGGTCTTGAAGCTGCCCGCGCCGTCGACGAACTCGCCGTTGATGAACAGCCCGTACGACGGCTGCAGCTTCACGATCGAGCGCGACTCCGGAGCCGGCGCGTATTCAAAAGCGCTCATGCCTTCTCCTCGCTTCGCTCGTCGGCGGCACGAGTGCCGAGCCCGATGATTCGTTCGCTTCGCTCGCTCATGTCTTAGTCCAGGGTGAAGTAGTCGGGGCCCGAGTAGTGGCCGGTGGCGAGCTTGGTGCGCTGCATCAGCAGGTCGTTGAGCAGCGTGGACGCGCCGAACCGGAACCAGTCCGGGTCGAGCCAGCCGTCGCCGGCGATCTCGTTGACCATGACCAGGTACTTGATGGCGTCCTTGGTGGTGCGGATGCCGCCCGCGGGCTTCACGCCGACCTTGCGGCCGGTGGTGTCGAGGAAGTCCCGCACCGCCTCCAGCATGATCAGCGTGACGGGCAGGGTGGCCGCGGGGGCGACCTTGCCGGTGGAGGTCTTGATGAAGTCGCCGCCCGCCAGCATGGCCAGCCAGGACGCGCGCCGCACGTTGTCGTAGGTGACCAGCTCGCCGGTCTCCAGGATGACCTTCAGGTGAGCGCTGCCGCAGGCCTCCTTGATCGCCACGATCTCCTCGAAGACCTCCAGGTAACGGCCGGACAGGAACGCGCCCCGGCTGATCACCATGTCGATCTCGTCGGCGCCCGCGGCGACGGCGGCCCGGGTGTCGTCCAGCTTCACCTTCAGCGGTGCCTGCCCCGACGGGAAGGCGGTCGCGACGCTGGCCAGGTGGATCCCGGAGCCGCGCAGCGCCTCGTGGGCGGTCGGCACCATCGACGGGTACACGCAGATCGCGGCCACGGGCGGGCAGCTCGGGTCGCCCGGGTCGGGCTGCCGGGCCTTCGCGCACAGCGCCCGGACCTTGCCCGGGGTGTCGGCACCCTCGAGCGTGGTCAGGTCCACCATCCGGATGGCGAGGTCGATCGCCCAGGCCTTCGCGGTCGTCTTGATCGAGCGGGTGCCCAGTCCCGCGGCGCGCGCGTCCGCGCCGACCCGGTCGACGCCGGGCAGGCCGTGCAGGAAGGTCCGCAACGCCGCGTCGGAGCGCGTGACCTCGGACAACGGTGAGATGGTGGCCGTCATGCCGCGAAGTCTACGCGGTCTCATGAATATCGATCTTGTCCATCCCTTGAGATCGTGACGCTGTCGACAGGGGCTCTCCACGCCACCGACATGCGCCGTTCACGCCACGTTGAAGCTGGTCACCGACCGTCCTGGTGTGCGCATCATGCACTTCACCGACACGTACCTGCCGCGCCGCGACGGAGTAGTCACGTCGCTGCGCACGCTGCGCGCGGCCCAGGCCGCCGCCGGACACGACGTGCACTGCGTCGTGCCGGCCCACGGGGACCAGGAGGACGAGCCCGGCCTGCTCCGGCTGCCGGCGCTCGCCTGCGGGGTCGCCGACCTGCGGCTCGCACGCTGGGCGCTGTGCGCCCGGTCGACCCGCGAGCAGCTCGTCGCCGACCTGGGCGAATACCGGCCCGACGTGGTCCACGTGCACACGCCCGGCCCGACCGGGCTGCTCGGCGTGCTGCTGGCCGCGCGGCTCGGCGTGCCGCTGGTGCAGACGTACCACACCGACCTGCACGCCTACGCCGAGGCGTACCGGGTGCCCGGCTGGGCGCTGCGGCTGCTGCTGCGGTTGTACGCCGGACGGCTCGGGGTGCCCGCGGCGCTGCAGGGCGACCGCGCCGCGGTACTCAGCGAGGGCAACCGGCTGCTGCTCGGCGACGCCCGCGCGGTCGTGGTGCCGACCCGGGCCGTGCTCGACCGGGTCGCGCTGCCCGTGCCCCCGCAGCGGATGGCGCTGGTCCCCACGGGGGTGGGCGAGCGCCCCGCGTCCCGCGCCGAGGCCGGGGCGTTCCGGGCCGGGCACGGCATCGGGCCGAAGGAGCCCGTGGTGCTGTTCGTCGGCCGGGTCAACCGGGAGAAGGGCGTCGACCTGCTGGTCCCGGCGTTCGCCCGGGTGCTGGCGGCGTCGCCGAGAGCGCGGCTGGTGCTGGTCGGGGCGGTCTACGAGCGCCGCTGGCTGGCCCGGCTGCTGCGGGCGGCCGGACCCGGGGTCGCCGACCGGGTGGTGCTGACCGGGCAGCAGCCCCCGCACGTGGTGGCCGCGGCGTACGCGGCGGCCGACGTGTTCGCCTTCCCGTCGCGTACCGACACCCAGGCTCTCGTGCTGCAGGAGGCTGCCCTCGCCGGGCTGCCCGCGGTGCTGGCCGACCCGTCCCTGCACCGCTACGGCACCCTCGACGGCAACGCCCTGCTGGCCGAGCCCGACCCGGACTCGTTCGGCGACGCCGTGCTGAAGCTGCTCA contains these protein-coding regions:
- a CDS encoding aldehyde dehydrogenase family protein, whose amino-acid sequence is MAVRKTYKLFIGGAFPRSESGRTYVVADSKGQFVANAAQASRKDARDAVLAARAAFGKWSGATAYNKGQVIYRIAEMLEGRRDEFTSLEVPASEVDEAIDRLVWYAGWTDKLAQVVGGANPVAGPYFNISSPEPSGVVAVVAPSQPTLLGLVSVIAPAMATGNTVIVITDAPRVAITLAEVLATSDVPGGVVNILTGSAAEVAPWLASHSDVNGLDLTGVADAKLALELEQAAAETLKRVRRPAAVDWSADPGLAPMTAYLETKTVWHPKGM
- a CDS encoding glycosyltransferase produces the protein MHFTDTYLPRRDGVVTSLRTLRAAQAAAGHDVHCVVPAHGDQEDEPGLLRLPALACGVADLRLARWALCARSTREQLVADLGEYRPDVVHVHTPGPTGLLGVLLAARLGVPLVQTYHTDLHAYAEAYRVPGWALRLLLRLYAGRLGVPAALQGDRAAVLSEGNRLLLGDARAVVVPTRAVLDRVALPVPPQRMALVPTGVGERPASRAEAGAFRAGHGIGPKEPVVLFVGRVNREKGVDLLVPAFARVLAASPRARLVLVGAVYERRWLARLLRAAGPGVADRVVLTGQQPPHVVAAAYAAADVFAFPSRTDTQALVLQEAALAGLPAVLADPSLHRYGTLDGNALLAEPDPDSFGDAVLKLLTDRRAARRLGAAARACAAGHTPQRYAEAMHAIYTAAHAPARTAVATPDPLVHAALAPAPVIPAGPQPAPLVHLGPAIGPLVPADLVPDARAVHVADALVAAAQAVDDRGRLAAHGAG
- a CDS encoding acyl-CoA dehydrogenase family protein, whose translation is MADAGRFRARAQEIADEVLFPAALAVDAADRVPAGQLDLLAAEGFYGVAAPPEAGGFGMDLPLAAALLESLASGCLSTAFVWLQHHGPVMAAAHSDRPGIRATWLEPLAQGVRRAGIALAGLRSPTAPMRVRAVDGGYLLDGVVPWVTGWSMIDTLYTAARDEHDDVHFLFVDAVDAPTLATTPLELVAVQASRTVDVRFDGHFVPADRLADVQAYGKWSSSDASGSALNGFLALGVVNRCCRLLGPSPLDAELATTRAALLAADADAVPAARAAASDLVLRATAQLAVQTGARAVLRDDHAQRLLREAAFLLVFGNRPAIRDALLTRLRPGAPR
- the deoC gene encoding deoxyribose-phosphate aldolase, whose translation is MTATISPLSEVTRSDAALRTFLHGLPGVDRVGADARAAGLGTRSIKTTAKAWAIDLAIRMVDLTTLEGADTPGKVRALCAKARQPDPGDPSCPPVAAICVYPSMVPTAHEALRGSGIHLASVATAFPSGQAPLKVKLDDTRAAVAAGADEIDMVISRGAFLSGRYLEVFEEIVAIKEACGSAHLKVILETGELVTYDNVRRASWLAMLAGGDFIKTSTGKVAPAATLPVTLIMLEAVRDFLDTTGRKVGVKPAGGIRTTKDAIKYLVMVNEIAGDGWLDPDWFRFGASTLLNDLLMQRTKLATGHYSGPDYFTLD
- a CDS encoding aldehyde dehydrogenase family protein, whose translation is MSAFEYAPAPESRSIVKLQPSYGLFINGEFVDGAGSFKTISPASEEVLAEVAEASTADVDRAVKAARRAYEDVWGVMPGRERAKYLFRIARIIAERSRELAVLESLNNGKPIKESRDVDVPLAAAHFFYYAGWADKLPYAGFGADPRPLGVAGQVIPWNFPLLMLAWKIAPALAAGNTVVLKPAETTPLTALLFAEICQQAELPPGVVNIVTGAGETGAAVVNHPDVDKVAFTGSTEVGRIIAKAVAGTKKKVTLELGGKAANIVFDDAAIDQAVEGIVNGIFFNQGHVCCAGSRLLVQESVADQLLESLKRRMATLRVGDPLDKNTDVGAINSAEQLTRIKALAEIGSAEGAERWSPACELPERGFWFAPTIFTGVSQAHRIAREEIFGPVLSVLTFRTPGEAVEKANNTPYGLSAGVWSEKGSRILAIADQLRAGVVWANTFNKFDPTSPFGGYKESGYGREGGRHGLEAYLAG
- a CDS encoding SigE family RNA polymerase sigma factor, yielding MHPEFEEYVRARSGPLVGFAYLLCRDRHLAEDLVQEVLAKAYHRWDRIEAENPDAYLRKAVVWAHSSWWRRLSHRERPLATTPDAADGDDFVQRHAVRDELWALLGTLPRRQRTVLVLRFFEDLDDARIAELMDCSPATVRVHASRGLAALRAEFRAPTPLPADERSFAGVPVDAVRRRAGAVRLRRRAALAATTALVLAALIVVAPFWRGQQPPPVVTPTPTPPVSAGPSVSPSPSVSAGPSAASALVPRPATEVLPVFPYQPGFVPAQVGPLQVVSALGMTGVESLGNAQKLLIYAGPTAYDWDWEATETKSARVNGVTATLRTGAGENGELQVGLTWRRDGRWVTVQSFGGLLDEAEVERIARELKPGRMTATPQLTYTLMPNGYEVSSLDARHVCLSREPRLTPQDPEGVCVHVGSDTSLVPMTSSLTVGGRPAQLTRGGEGSPTELAILLDERRVLLIMQSRSDLSEADLIRFAESITVAGPAGQ